From Methylobacterium radiodurans, a single genomic window includes:
- a CDS encoding DUF2778 domain-containing protein, producing MTVPAYPSAHRVRHPHRRPRRGLLGRFLGGFMGPAAAATMACAVLARFYLPEPQAPEARPPQVERAQAAAQTGRSPADPPRPAPARVAWMLDPTPILGTGTRSFSVATPPRAFAPSPAASAVPVAPAAAPKFAEAQARKPEPVRLAEQTVPLPMPRPAELRPEAERPRTAGRQRLAARAQRQAVVQPQADAAAERSFFDAVFGTRPAPETRPETAMAYASLERDPVAAIPRRTLVPEPTAEATAIYDITARTVTLPSGEVLEAHSGLGPAQDNPKLVHLTMRGATPPGTYLLTEREALFHGVRAIRLNPVGGSGAVHNRVGLLAHTYMLGPSGASNGCVVFRNYDRFLRAFLRGEVRRLVVVAGSRQDRLPAVAQSLFGR from the coding sequence ATGACCGTGCCCGCGTATCCGTCCGCGCACCGCGTCCGTCACCCGCACCGCCGCCCGCGTCGCGGGCTCCTCGGGCGTTTCCTCGGCGGGTTTATGGGACCGGCGGCGGCCGCGACGATGGCCTGCGCGGTGCTCGCCCGCTTCTACCTGCCCGAGCCCCAGGCGCCTGAGGCGCGCCCGCCCCAGGTCGAGCGGGCCCAGGCGGCAGCGCAGACCGGCAGATCTCCGGCGGATCCGCCGAGGCCCGCGCCGGCCCGCGTCGCCTGGATGCTCGATCCGACGCCGATCCTCGGAACCGGCACGCGCTCCTTCTCGGTCGCGACACCGCCGCGGGCCTTCGCGCCGTCGCCCGCCGCCTCTGCCGTTCCGGTTGCGCCGGCCGCCGCCCCGAAGTTCGCCGAGGCGCAGGCGCGCAAGCCCGAGCCGGTCCGGCTCGCCGAGCAGACCGTACCGTTGCCGATGCCGCGCCCGGCGGAACTTCGCCCCGAGGCGGAAAGGCCTCGCACCGCGGGGCGCCAGCGGCTGGCCGCCCGGGCCCAGCGGCAGGCTGTCGTCCAGCCCCAGGCTGACGCGGCGGCCGAGCGCTCCTTCTTCGACGCGGTGTTCGGCACGCGGCCGGCGCCCGAGACGCGGCCGGAGACGGCGATGGCCTACGCCTCCCTGGAGCGCGATCCCGTCGCGGCGATCCCGCGCCGGACGCTCGTGCCGGAGCCCACGGCCGAGGCGACGGCGATCTACGACATCACCGCCCGCACCGTGACCCTGCCGAGCGGCGAGGTGCTGGAGGCGCATTCGGGCCTCGGCCCGGCGCAGGACAACCCGAAGCTCGTCCACCTGACGATGCGCGGCGCCACGCCGCCCGGCACCTACCTGCTGACCGAGCGCGAGGCGCTGTTCCACGGGGTGCGGGCGATCCGGCTCAACCCGGTCGGCGGGAGCGGCGCTGTGCACAATCGGGTCGGGCTGCTCGCCCACACCTACATGCTCGGTCCGAGCGGTGCCTCGAACGGTTGCGTCGTGTTCCGCAACTACGATCGCTTCCTGCGGGCTTTTTTGCGCGGCGAGGTCCGCCGGCTCGTCGTGGTTGCCGGCAGCCGGCAGGACCGCCTGCCCGCCGTGGCGCAGAGCCTGTTCGGCCGCTAG
- a CDS encoding FAD-dependent oxidoreductase produces the protein MPDGTVDGARAEIAIVGGGLAGSLAAAMLGRAGRDVVLIDPHAVYPPDFRCEKLEQGHIEVLRRTGLAEPVIRAATRADTLWIARFGRVVDKVPFRQYGLAYDSLVNAVREEIPPTVRILRTVADAVEPDPVRPRVHLPGGGAVAARLVVLASGLNWRLREDLGIHRDLVSACHSVTVGFDIERADGLPFAFPGLQYNPERYDQGLAYLTLFRIGASVRANLFLYQPLRSPWLARFRADPDAALRELMPRLERLIGPYRVAGPVKVRPTDLHVAHGIEKPGVVLVGDAFATPCPATGTGSLKVFTDVERLCNHHVPAWLAGPETGTDKVAAFYADPVKRACDTLSAAKAFELRALSTGSGLSWSLRRWLRFFLRLARWNLRRMLRSPRTRLDRAGVRGADAV, from the coding sequence ATGCCGGACGGGACGGTTGACGGAGCACGCGCCGAGATCGCGATCGTGGGCGGCGGCCTCGCCGGCTCGCTCGCCGCGGCCATGCTGGGCCGGGCGGGGCGCGACGTGGTGCTGATCGATCCGCACGCCGTCTACCCGCCGGACTTCCGCTGCGAGAAGCTGGAGCAGGGCCATATCGAGGTCCTGCGCCGCACCGGCCTGGCCGAGCCGGTGATCCGGGCCGCGACGCGTGCCGACACGCTCTGGATCGCCCGCTTCGGCCGCGTCGTCGACAAGGTGCCCTTCCGCCAGTACGGCCTCGCCTACGACAGTCTCGTCAACGCGGTGCGGGAAGAGATCCCGCCCACGGTGCGGATCCTGCGGACGGTCGCCGACGCGGTCGAGCCGGACCCGGTCCGACCGCGCGTTCACCTGCCCGGCGGCGGTGCGGTCGCGGCCCGCCTCGTGGTGCTCGCGAGCGGGCTGAACTGGCGGTTGCGCGAGGACCTTGGGATCCACCGGGATCTCGTCAGCGCCTGCCATTCGGTGACCGTCGGGTTCGACATTGAGCGCGCCGACGGCCTGCCCTTCGCGTTTCCGGGACTGCAGTACAACCCGGAGCGCTACGACCAGGGCCTGGCCTACCTGACCCTGTTCCGGATCGGTGCGAGCGTGCGGGCGAACCTGTTCCTGTACCAACCCTTGCGCAGTCCCTGGCTGGCCCGGTTCCGGGCCGATCCCGACGCCGCCCTGCGCGAGCTGATGCCGCGGCTGGAGCGCCTGATCGGTCCCTATCGGGTAGCAGGCCCGGTCAAGGTCCGGCCGACCGACCTGCACGTCGCGCACGGGATCGAGAAGCCGGGTGTCGTGCTGGTGGGCGACGCCTTCGCCACTCCCTGCCCGGCGACCGGTACGGGCTCGCTCAAGGTCTTCACCGACGTGGAGCGGCTCTGCAACCACCACGTCCCGGCCTGGCTCGCCGGGCCGGAGACGGGGACGGACAAGGTCGCGGCGTTCTACGCCGATCCGGTCAAGCGGGCCTGTGATACCCTCTCGGCCGCCAAGGCGTTCGAGCTGCGGGCGCTCTCGACCGGTTCCGGCCTGTCCTGGTCGCTCCGGCGCTGGCTGCGCTTCTTCTTGCGCCTCGCGCGCTGGAACCTGCGCCGCATGCTGCGGTCCCCGCGCACCCGGTTGGACCGCGCGGGGGTGCGGGGCGCCGACGCCGTCTGA
- a CDS encoding MucR family transcriptional regulator, translated as MSESDEVLGSDQIELTVDIVSAYVSNNHIQAVDLPTLIGTVHAALGDLSKPAEQAEAPAEKLTPAQIRKSITPDALISFIDGKPYKTLKRHLTKHGLDFQAYRQRFGLPADYPATAASYSAKRSELARSLGLGRKSEAAALDTAPAETVSEPEEAPAEAPKTRGRRKAAETPTPAPAPAKGRGRKKSAAEAAE; from the coding sequence GTGTCGGAAAGTGATGAAGTTCTAGGGTCGGATCAGATCGAGCTGACGGTTGATATCGTCTCGGCTTATGTCTCGAACAATCATATCCAAGCCGTCGATCTTCCGACGCTGATCGGCACCGTGCACGCCGCGCTCGGTGATCTGTCGAAGCCGGCCGAGCAGGCCGAAGCCCCGGCCGAGAAGCTGACACCGGCCCAGATCCGTAAGTCGATCACGCCGGACGCGCTGATCAGCTTCATCGACGGCAAGCCCTACAAGACGCTGAAGCGCCACCTCACCAAGCACGGGCTGGACTTCCAGGCTTACCGCCAGCGCTTCGGCCTGCCGGCCGACTACCCGGCCACCGCCGCCAGCTACTCCGCCAAGCGCTCGGAACTGGCGCGCAGCCTCGGCCTCGGCCGCAAGAGCGAGGCCGCTGCCCTGGACACCGCGCCGGCCGAGACGGTCTCCGAGCCCGAGGAGGCGCCGGCCGAGGCGCCGAAGACGCGGGGGCGCCGCAAGGCTGCCGAGACGCCCACGCCGGCGCCTGCACCCGCCAAGGGGCGGGGCCGGAAAAAGTCCGCCGCCGAGGCGGCCGAGTAG